In one Juglans regia cultivar Chandler chromosome 11, Walnut 2.0, whole genome shotgun sequence genomic region, the following are encoded:
- the LOC109020328 gene encoding BTB/POZ domain-containing protein At1g03010-like isoform X2, with protein MNMPISDVSSDLTVEVGASSFALHKFPLVSRSGRIRKLLLEAKDSKVSRINLPVVPGGPEAFELAAKFCYGVNVEITLSNVAMLCCTAHFLEMTEDFAEKNVESRAEAYLKEMVLQNISSSISVLHRCESLLPISEEINLVSRLINAIANNACKEQLTSGLLKLDHNFPAKMVPSIETETPADWWGKSLTALNLDFFQRVLSAVKSKGLKQDLISKILINYAHNSLQGLVAKDPHLVKGGLLDLELQKKQRVIVETIVSLLPTQSRKSPVPMAFLSSLLKTAIAASASTSCRSDLERRIGLQLDQAILEDVLIPANSHGNNHSTLYDTESILRIFSIFLNLDEDDDEDNHLRDESEMVYDFDSPGSPKQSSILKVSKLLDNYLAEIALDPNLMTSKFIALAELLPDHARTVSDGLYRAVDIFLKVHPNIKDSERYRLCKTIDSQKLSQEACSHAAQNERLPVQMAVQVLYFEQIRLRNAMNGGHNQFFFGTINGQFPQRSGSGAGSGAISPRDNYASVRRENRELKLEVARMRMRLTDLEKDHVSMKQELVKSHPANKLFKSFTKKLSKLNSLFRINGMKPIGGGKANSESRFPFQKRRRHSVS; from the exons atgaaCAT gCCAATATCTGATGTTTCTAGTGATCTTACTGTCGAAGTAGGAGCCTCAAGCTTTGCACTGCATAAG TTCCCTCTAGTTTCTAGGAGTGGAAGAATTCGGAAACTGTTGCTGGAAGCAAAAGATTCAAAAGTTTCGCGCATAAATCTCCCTGTTGTTCCTGGTGGACCAGAGGCATTTGAGCTAGCTGCAAAGTTTTGTTATGGAGTAAATGTTGAAATTACACTCTCAAATGTAGCTATGCTATGCTGCACAGCTCATTTCCTGGAAATGACAGAGGATTTTGCAGAGAAAAATGTAGAAAGTCGAGCTGAAGCATATCTAAAGGAGATGGTGCTCCAGAATATATCAAGCTCAATATCTGTTCTTCATCGTTGTGAAAGCCTACTGCCCATATCCGAAGAGATCAACCTGGTTAGCAGACTTATCAATGCAATTGCCAATAATGCATGCAAAGAGCAGCTCACGTCTGGGTTATTAAAACTAGACCATAACTTCCCTGCGAAAATGGTCCCAAGCATAGAAACAGAAACACCTGCAGACTGGTGGGGGAAATCACTCACAGCGCTTAATCTTGATTTCTTCCAAAGGGTTCTGTCTGCAGTAAAATCCAAGGGTCTAAAACAGGATCTGATTAGCAAAATTTTGATAAACTATGCCCACAATTCTCTTCAAGGACTTGTTGCCAAGGACCCCCACCTGGTCAAAGGAGGCCTCTTGGATTTGGAACTGCAGAAGAAGCAAAGAGTCATTGTTGAAACAATAGTTAGCTTACTACCAACCCAATCAAGAAAGAGTCCAGTTCCAATGGCATTTCTTTCAAGTTTGCTGAAAACAGCAATTGCAGCATCAGCATCTACTTCTTGCAGATCAGATCTGGAGAGGCGAATTGGTCTGCAACTGGACCAGGCAATTCTTGAAGACGTCTTAATTCCAGCGAATTCACATGGAAACAACCACAGCACACTTTATGATACAGAATCAATCTTGAGGATATTCTCCATTTTTCTGAACTTGGATGAAGATGACGATGAAGATAATCACTTGAGGGATGAAAGTGAAATGGTCTATGATTTTGACAGCCCTGGATCTCCAAAACAAAGTTCAATTCTAAAGGTATCAAAGTTATTGGACAATTATCTTGCAGAAATTGCATTAGACCCCAACTTGATGACATCAAAATTCATAGCACTAGCAGAATTACTTCCAGACCATGCTCGTACAGTTAGCGATGGATTGTACAGAGCTGTGGATATCTTCCTCAAA GTTCATCCAAATATCAAGGACTCTGAACGCTACCGACTTTGTAAAACAATCGACAGCCAGAAACTATCCCAAGAAGCTTGCAGTCATGCAGCACAAAACGAGAGGCTACCCGTGCAGATGGCAGTTCAAGTCCTATACTTTGAACAAATCAGGCTTCGCAATGCCATGAATGGTGGCCACAACCAATTCTTCTTTGGTACAATCAATGGTCAATTCCCTCAACGTTCAGGCAGTGGTGCAGGAAGTGGAGCCATCTCTCCGAGGGATAACTATGCATCAGTGAGAAGAGAGAACCGAGAGCTGAAGCTTGAAGTTGCAAGAATGAGAATGAGGCTAACCGACTTGGAGAAAGATCACGTGTCTATGAAACAAGAACTTGTCAAGTCCCATCCtgcaaataaattattcaagTCATTCACCAAAAAACTAAGCAAGCTGAATTCCCTGTTTCGGATTAATGGAATGAAGCCAATAGGAGGAGGTAAGGCTAACTCAGAGAGTCGATTTCCATTTCAGAAGAGAAGGCGTCACTCAGTTTCATGA
- the LOC109008213 gene encoding monothiol glutaredoxin-S6-like, whose protein sequence is MDTVASLVSERPLVIFSKSTCCMSHSIKTLITGFGANPTVYELDQMSNGHQIERELLQRGCQPSVPAVFIGQQFIGGANETMSLHLRNELVPLLMSVKAIWLWKKK, encoded by the coding sequence ATGGATACTGTGGCAAGCTTGGTAAGTGAAAGACCATTGGTGATTTTCAGCAAGAGCACTTGCTGCATGAGCCACTCCATCAAGACACTCATAACTGGGTTTGGTGCTAACCCTACGGTGTACGAGCTTGATCAGATGTCGAATGGACATCAAATTGAGAGGGAACTACTGCAACGAGGTTGTCAGCCAAGTGTTCCTGCTGTTTTCATAGGGCAGCAGTTCATTGGTGGGGCCAATGAGACCATGAGTCTCCACCTCCGGAATGAGTTAGTCCCATTGCTGATGAGTGTTAAAGCTATATGGCTGTGGAAAAAGAAGTAA
- the LOC109008204 gene encoding uncharacterized protein LOC109008204, whose protein sequence is MPPLSFSRLGKSLPFSGFFRQLEQEMETVIKVLQPGPLGIIEHKFSAEAIHEAHATVRKAVENWQSNAKLEQRTQVLKDYVNY, encoded by the exons ATGCCACCGTTATCTTTCTCTCGTCTCGGGAAGTCCTTGCCATTCTCCGGGTTCTTCAG GCAGCTTGAGCAAGAGATGGAAACTGTGATAAAGGTGCTGCAGCCCGGACCACTGGGAATTATAGAACACAAATTCTCTGCTGAAGCAATACATGAGGCACATGCTACAGTTCGTAAAGCAGTTGAGAATTGGCAGAGTAATGCAAAGCTAGAGCAGAGAACCCAGGTCTTGAAAGACTATGTCAATTATTGA
- the LOC109020328 gene encoding BTB/POZ domain-containing protein At1g03010-like isoform X1: MGVVTVGDLKPSMSGKRSFRPSSSIRHAAEWPISDVSSDLTVEVGASSFALHKFPLVSRSGRIRKLLLEAKDSKVSRINLPVVPGGPEAFELAAKFCYGVNVEITLSNVAMLCCTAHFLEMTEDFAEKNVESRAEAYLKEMVLQNISSSISVLHRCESLLPISEEINLVSRLINAIANNACKEQLTSGLLKLDHNFPAKMVPSIETETPADWWGKSLTALNLDFFQRVLSAVKSKGLKQDLISKILINYAHNSLQGLVAKDPHLVKGGLLDLELQKKQRVIVETIVSLLPTQSRKSPVPMAFLSSLLKTAIAASASTSCRSDLERRIGLQLDQAILEDVLIPANSHGNNHSTLYDTESILRIFSIFLNLDEDDDEDNHLRDESEMVYDFDSPGSPKQSSILKVSKLLDNYLAEIALDPNLMTSKFIALAELLPDHARTVSDGLYRAVDIFLKVHPNIKDSERYRLCKTIDSQKLSQEACSHAAQNERLPVQMAVQVLYFEQIRLRNAMNGGHNQFFFGTINGQFPQRSGSGAGSGAISPRDNYASVRRENRELKLEVARMRMRLTDLEKDHVSMKQELVKSHPANKLFKSFTKKLSKLNSLFRINGMKPIGGGKANSESRFPFQKRRRHSVS, encoded by the exons ATGGGTGTCGTTACTGTTGGTGATTTGAAGCCAAGCATGTCAGGGAAGAGGTCGTTTCGTCCAAGTTCCAGTATAAGGCATGCTGCTGAATG gCCAATATCTGATGTTTCTAGTGATCTTACTGTCGAAGTAGGAGCCTCAAGCTTTGCACTGCATAAG TTCCCTCTAGTTTCTAGGAGTGGAAGAATTCGGAAACTGTTGCTGGAAGCAAAAGATTCAAAAGTTTCGCGCATAAATCTCCCTGTTGTTCCTGGTGGACCAGAGGCATTTGAGCTAGCTGCAAAGTTTTGTTATGGAGTAAATGTTGAAATTACACTCTCAAATGTAGCTATGCTATGCTGCACAGCTCATTTCCTGGAAATGACAGAGGATTTTGCAGAGAAAAATGTAGAAAGTCGAGCTGAAGCATATCTAAAGGAGATGGTGCTCCAGAATATATCAAGCTCAATATCTGTTCTTCATCGTTGTGAAAGCCTACTGCCCATATCCGAAGAGATCAACCTGGTTAGCAGACTTATCAATGCAATTGCCAATAATGCATGCAAAGAGCAGCTCACGTCTGGGTTATTAAAACTAGACCATAACTTCCCTGCGAAAATGGTCCCAAGCATAGAAACAGAAACACCTGCAGACTGGTGGGGGAAATCACTCACAGCGCTTAATCTTGATTTCTTCCAAAGGGTTCTGTCTGCAGTAAAATCCAAGGGTCTAAAACAGGATCTGATTAGCAAAATTTTGATAAACTATGCCCACAATTCTCTTCAAGGACTTGTTGCCAAGGACCCCCACCTGGTCAAAGGAGGCCTCTTGGATTTGGAACTGCAGAAGAAGCAAAGAGTCATTGTTGAAACAATAGTTAGCTTACTACCAACCCAATCAAGAAAGAGTCCAGTTCCAATGGCATTTCTTTCAAGTTTGCTGAAAACAGCAATTGCAGCATCAGCATCTACTTCTTGCAGATCAGATCTGGAGAGGCGAATTGGTCTGCAACTGGACCAGGCAATTCTTGAAGACGTCTTAATTCCAGCGAATTCACATGGAAACAACCACAGCACACTTTATGATACAGAATCAATCTTGAGGATATTCTCCATTTTTCTGAACTTGGATGAAGATGACGATGAAGATAATCACTTGAGGGATGAAAGTGAAATGGTCTATGATTTTGACAGCCCTGGATCTCCAAAACAAAGTTCAATTCTAAAGGTATCAAAGTTATTGGACAATTATCTTGCAGAAATTGCATTAGACCCCAACTTGATGACATCAAAATTCATAGCACTAGCAGAATTACTTCCAGACCATGCTCGTACAGTTAGCGATGGATTGTACAGAGCTGTGGATATCTTCCTCAAA GTTCATCCAAATATCAAGGACTCTGAACGCTACCGACTTTGTAAAACAATCGACAGCCAGAAACTATCCCAAGAAGCTTGCAGTCATGCAGCACAAAACGAGAGGCTACCCGTGCAGATGGCAGTTCAAGTCCTATACTTTGAACAAATCAGGCTTCGCAATGCCATGAATGGTGGCCACAACCAATTCTTCTTTGGTACAATCAATGGTCAATTCCCTCAACGTTCAGGCAGTGGTGCAGGAAGTGGAGCCATCTCTCCGAGGGATAACTATGCATCAGTGAGAAGAGAGAACCGAGAGCTGAAGCTTGAAGTTGCAAGAATGAGAATGAGGCTAACCGACTTGGAGAAAGATCACGTGTCTATGAAACAAGAACTTGTCAAGTCCCATCCtgcaaataaattattcaagTCATTCACCAAAAAACTAAGCAAGCTGAATTCCCTGTTTCGGATTAATGGAATGAAGCCAATAGGAGGAGGTAAGGCTAACTCAGAGAGTCGATTTCCATTTCAGAAGAGAAGGCGTCACTCAGTTTCATGA